A region from the Deinococcus reticulitermitis genome encodes:
- a CDS encoding transposase, translating into MTRCFTAHFPEFRKNQVELLSLMVLALLGGKDVRHAELAARFPGSAHTASVIRRDVAIPLLYELLPHGGSSDTEIRHTLMDDALCLLSAADIQVLYADREFVGSDWIQGLARRGIPICVRLRRDTLLDDWTAQDWLSRAQTGLAGLLVEDTVVYGQPMNVVLTYTQDGEALIIASNAGVVTTIQSRHRRRFLIECLFRALKSKGFQLEGTPMTLHVIVERLLCLLTLTYTWSVRVGVTLECPKKAHGRRAWSVVKMSLRELMRSFSRESAGLCDLINLLMPSHTPSPETVGY; encoded by the coding sequence TTGACCCGCTGCTTCACCGCGCACTTCCCGGAGTTCCGCAAGAATCAGGTCGAGCTGCTCTCCCTTATGGTCCTCGCCCTCCTTGGGGGCAAGGACGTCCGGCATGCCGAACTCGCTGCGCGCTTCCCCGGAAGCGCGCACACCGCCTCCGTCATCCGGCGGGACGTCGCCATCCCTCTGCTCTACGAATTGCTGCCCCATGGGGGCAGCAGCGACACCGAGATCCGCCACACCCTGATGGACGATGCCCTCTGCCTGCTGTCCGCCGCTGACATCCAGGTGCTGTATGCCGACCGCGAATTCGTCGGCTCCGACTGGATTCAGGGTCTGGCCCGCCGTGGGATCCCCATCTGCGTGCGGTTGCGGCGCGACACGCTCCTGGACGACTGGACAGCGCAGGATTGGTTGAGCCGAGCGCAGACCGGCCTGGCCGGTCTGCTGGTCGAGGACACGGTGGTCTACGGGCAACCGATGAACGTTGTCCTGACGTACACGCAGGACGGTGAGGCCTTGATCATCGCCAGCAACGCAGGGGTAGTGACCACGATCCAATCCCGTCACCGTCGGAGGTTTCTGATCGAGTGTCTGTTCAGAGCCCTGAAAAGCAAGGGGTTCCAACTGGAGGGGACGCCCATGACGCTCCACGTGATCGTGGAGCGCCTGTTGTGCCTGTTGACGTTGACCTACACGTGGTCTGTACGGGTTGGGGTCACCCTGGAATGTCCGAAGAAGGCACATGGTCGCCGGGCCTGGAGCGTGGTGAAGATGAGTTTACGGGAACTGATGCGGTCGTTCAGCCGGGAGTCAGCAGGCCTCTGCGACTTGATCAACCTGTTGATGCCGTCCCACACGCCTTCCCCAGAAACTGTCGGGTACTGA